GGACGAGTAACGCTCACCTGACTAGTAACGGACGGGTAACGCTCACCTGACTAGTAACGGACgggtaacactcacctgacgagtaacggacgggtaagtctcacctgacgagtaacggacgggtaagtctcacctgacgagtaacggatgggtaacactcacctgacgagtaacggacggttaacactcacctgacgagtaacggacgggtaacactcacctgacgAATAACGGACGGTTAAcactcacctgacgagtaacggacggttaacactcacctgacgagtaacggacgagtaacactcacctgacgagtaaTGGACGAGTAAcactcacctgacgagtaatggacgggtaacactcacctgacgagtaacggacgggtaacactcacctgacgagtaacggacgggtaacactcacctgactagtaacggacgggtaagtctcacctgacgagtaacggacgggtaacactcacctgacgagtaacggacgggtaacactcacctggcgagtaacggacgggtaacACTCACCTGGCGAGTAACGGACGGTTAAcactcacctgacgagtaacggacgggtaacactcacctgacgAATAACGGACGGTTAACGCTCACCTGACTAGTAACGGACGAGTAACGCTCACCTGACTAGTAACGGACgggtaacactcacctgactagtaacggacgggtaacactcacctgacgagtaacggacgggtaagtctcacctgacgagtaacggacgggtaacactcacctgacgagtaacggacgggtaacactcacctgactagtaacggacgggtaacactcacctgacgagtaacggacgggtaagtctcacctgacgagtaacggacgggtaacactcacctgacgagtaacggacgggtaacactcacctgactagtaacggacgggtaacactcacctgacgagtaacggacgggtaacactcacctgacgagtaacggacgggtaacactcacctgacgAATAACGGACGGTTAAcactcacctgacgagtaacggacgagtaacactcacctgacgagtaacggacgggtaagtctcacctgacgagtaacggacgggtaacactcacctgacgagtaacggacgggtaagtctcacctgacgagtaacggacgggtaacactcacctgacgagtaacggacgggtaacactcacctgactagtaacggacgggtaacactcacctgacgagtaacggacgggtaagtctcacctgacgagtaacaGATgggtaacactcacctgacgagtaacggacgggtaacACTCACCTGGCGAGTAACGCTCACgctcacctgacgagtaacgcTCACgctcacctgacgagtaacgcGCACGCTAACCTGACGAGTAACGCTCACCTGACTAGTAACGGACGGGTAACACTCACCTGGCGAGTAACGCTCACGCTCACCTGGCGAGTAACGCTCACgctcacctgacgagtaacgcGCACGCTAACCTGACGAGTAACGCTCACCTGACTAGTAACGGACGAGTAACGCTCACCTGACTAGTAACGGACGGGTAACACTCACGTGACTAGTAACGGACgggtaacactcacctgacgagtaacggacgggtaagtctcacctgacgagtaacggacgggtaacactcacctgacgagtaacggacgggtaacactcacctgactagtaacggacgggtaacactcacctgacgagtaacggacgggtaagtctcacctgacgagtaacggacgggtaacactcacctgacgagtaacggacgggtaacactcacctgacgagtaacggacgggtaacactcacctgacgagtaacggacgggtaacactcacctggcgagtaacggacgggtaacactcacctgacgagtaacggacggttaacactcacctgacgagtaacggacgggtaacactcacctgacgagtaacagacgggtaacactcacctgacgagtaacggacgggtaacactcacctgacgagtaacggacAGGTAACACTCGCCTCTGTTAGTGGTAgtatcacttcctgtgtttattAAGGTGTGTGTGACTTGTGTGCAGGTATGACCACATCAAATCTTcatccagaggaggaggagctccagAGGATCACGCTGGTGtaggaggagctggaggcggGGCTTCAGTCAGAGGTGGAGTGAAGAAGACGCTTGTCCTCAGAGAAAGAGGTGACTGACACACTACAGTACTTTCCACTTGCTGTAATACTTCCAAAACTATTGATAGTTAAAATGagtgatttatatatatatatatgtatctctCTATCCCCTGATGCAATACTCTACTGTTTCTTTAAGTATCTGTTCCATCTGAAGTCTCTGAACAAGACTTTTTGTGTCCCCCCCCCACTTTCAGTTGATGTAGTATTGTAACTCAGTTATCATGATCCCAGCATTCCAATACAACTTATAGTTGTCTCTGGTCATACTTGGTATACTTGGTATACTTGGTATGGAAAGTATTTTTAGTTTTGAACCTGAACAGTCTCGATCCCATCATGTTGCTCATCATAGCCACAAATCTACCTGTAtgctataataaaaaatgtggagctacagaaaacattttggcCAGCCTCGCCGACGCGTGCAGCCGTTACCCCGGTTACTCGGTGTTAAGGATGGAGACACGGACAGTCCTGAGGGATCACAAATTTTTTCGCCCTACATAACTGATATGTGCGGAGGATTGGTGGAGAATAATGACACAGTTGAGGTGCACTTCAGGACGTTGTGTTCCGTAGTTATATTACAGCCTGTTAGTTCTGGACTCTGGCAATTTAGAGGACTGATAAACACAACCTAACCATCTAATCCCTAATAATGTCTCTCCTACTGTCACTGCCGCtatttacctgtctgtcttgtcttgtctctgtcctcttgtctctctctctcctgtccttctgtctgtctgtctctatctcctgtctgtctctcctcctgtctgtctgtctctcagtcctGGGTGTAGACAGCATGTTTGGGGGTCCACCAGACAGTTTGGGGTCGGAGGTCAcagcggcggcagcagcagctcctcattCCTACGTGCACGCTATCAGGACGGGTCTGGACGCTTCAGCACAGGAACAAGGTGGGATAAAACACTGCCTTCTGATTGGTTGGTAGTTGTCTGCGATGTAATCAATAATTCATGATGAGGAGTCCTGATTGATAAAAATGATGTGTATTTACATGTTGACATGTGTGCTCTGCAGCCCCTCCCCCCGTGGGTGGGGCTTACCAGGACCTCCCCCAGCTGTGTCCCTACGCCGCCGCTGGACACTGCTTTTATGAGGACAACTGTACGTATCTCCATGGCAACCTGTGTGAGGTGTGCGGGCTGCAGGTGCTCCATCCCCACGACCCGGAGCAGAGGAGAGCGCACGAGAAGGTGTGCACCTTGatttaatctaatctaatgGAGGTACAAGATCTGTCTGGTGGCTCTTCATGTTTAAGTTATCTTCACATGGAAATGGCACAACATGCAAGCAGTACTGTTCATAAACATGATTTCTAATTAATGAGTTATGATGAAATTCTTCAGGCGGAGTTAAATTTTGATCAGCTATATTGGGCAGAATATAAACTAATCCAGGTTGTATGTGGTTCACTGTGAACCTGCCTATAACACTTTGACGAACCGTGATGTTGAATAGTGTGTAATCAGCTACACAAATAACAATGTATTCAAACACCAgaagtattatttatatttaaaatagttgtttgacccaaaaaagaaaaatgaaagtctGTCTCCGTTCAAAAGACGTCTAAAGTGCGAAATCGCACAACACAACGCTGAATGACGActagttttttaaattatataactTGCAATTAAGTTTCAGTGCACTGATTTAATTTTGGACAATAAAGTTTATGGTTATTGTTAAGGTCTGACTGTAATGTCTGTCTGCAGATGTGTATGCTGGCCTTTGAGGCCGACATGGAGAAGGCTTTTGCAGCCCAGCTGAGCCAAGACAAGGTGGGTTCAGGTCGGTTGCTCAGGTTGTTATGGCGACAGTCACAGCACCTGTTATTgtaactgttgttgttgttgttgtttgttgttttcaggtGTGTTCTATCTGTATGGAGTTGGTGGTGCAGAAGCTGAATCCGTCAGACCGCAGGTTCGGCATTCTGTCCTCCTGCTGTCACACCTTCTGTCTGGCCTGCATCCGACAGTGGCGCTGCACCAGAAACTTCAGCAACAAGATCGTCAAGTAAGTGTCCGTTTaagcagaaccagaaccagagtcTGGGACGGGTCTATGATGTGTGGACAGGGTCTGTGAGGTGTGGACAGGGTCTGTGAGGTCGAGACAGGGTCTGTGAGGTCGGGACAGGGTCTGTGAGGTCGGGACAGGGTCTATGATGTGTGGACAGGGTCTATGACGTGTGGACAGGGTCTGCAATGTGTGGACAGGGTCTGTAATGTGTGGACAGGGTCTATAATGTGCGGACAGGGTCTGTAATGTGTGGACAGGGTCTATAATGTGCGGACAGGGTCTGTAATGTGTGGACAGGGTCTATAATGTGCGGACAGGGTCTGTAATGTGCGGGCAGGGTCTGTGATGTCTGGACAGAAACTGTGAGTTGTGGACAAGATCTGTAAGGTTGGGACAGGGTCTTTGATGACCTGTTAGGGGCGGTTTGGTCGTGACAGGTTGTTTACGGTCAGGAAAGGGACTGTAgggtctctctccctctggctAATATAAAGTGTCTCCCTCTCAGGTCCTGTCCAGAATGTCGAGTTGTCTCAGAGTTTGTCATCCCTTCGGTCTACTGGGTGGAGGACCAGGACGAGAAGGACCACCTCATAGATCTCTTCAAGTCTGGAGTCAGGTGAGCGACCTGCGTGTCACTGAGCAGTATCAGTATATTGGCAGTATCTTTTACCAACACTCGGCTTGGCAAAAGTTGTCAAAATCATTTCTTGTTGTGTCTCTGCAGTAAGAAGTCCTGTAAGTACTTTGATCAGGGTCGAGGTTCGTGTCCATTCGGAGGGAAGTGTTTGTATCTCCACGCCTTCCCAGACGGCACCCGACCGGAACCTGACCGGCCGCGGAAACAGCTGAGCTCCGAGGGGAACGTCCGGGTCAGAAACCTCAGCCGCCATTGTTATTCAAAGTCGTAGTTCAGTGGTCCtgagttttgtattttttattaacttcatcttttgtttttttgcagttcaTGAACAGCGTCCGTCTGTGGGATTTCATCGAGGAGCGTGAGACGCGGCCGGCCACGTCCTCCCTggatgatgacatcacagagatGAGGGAGCTCTTCATGCAGATGTCCGGGCCGAGCCACGACGGGCCGGATACCCCGCCCACTGCAGACCAGTAGAGACCGGACCGTGTCCTCTCTAGGTCCGACCATCCGGGCGGATTCTTTACCCAGCGTCCACGTTTGTGGATCgttgaaatattaaatcatgtgatcactctgcagctctctggtGTGTTTCAGTCTGGAAAACTAAATCCCTCATGCACACAAGTTTGGTAATTGGTATATGATATATTGttaccattttatttattgtgtaaataagtaaaaactgaGTCAGTGTGAAGTCATTCCGTGGTGTTGTGTGAAATTTATCTTCCTCCTTCATTTAGCCAGTAAGGTAGGTTGCTATTCAGATAGCCAATTAAGGAAATTGATTTGAATTACAGTGCTCCAAAAGCACCGTTTAGGTAAACTAGATTATCCCAAGTTTGTCTTTAGGCATCTGTGTTGAATATATGTCCTGCCTCAAATTGGACAGTATTTGGATTGATGGGTTtatgtgattttaaaatgatgatgaatataTAACTAATTTCCTCACAATTaaagaaattagatttttaaaaacagaacttcAGGTAATTTCAGATTGTAATAAATTCAGAcgtcttttaaaaacaaggcaaAAACACCGTGCGGTAACACACACTAGAGGTTattatgaaaaatacataaaaaaatgaaaacaggtaaataaaatgtaaatgaataaaaatcatTTCTTTAATCAAAGTCATTTgaatctctgttttttttttatcaaaatccTCAACACTATTATGTCTAATGAAGAACTGCAGCTATCTGTctttattatcaattaatctgctaGTTATTTCATCAAGCAAATTCATTACAAAGCCTGAGCTGACGTCTTTAATGTCTTGTTACCTCTGACCTACAATTTAAAGcccaaattaataaaattatcTATAATATAAGATGTGGAATAGCagcaaaaaaaggcataatCGAAGGCtgagacaattttttttattggctggCTCCTGATTAGTGGATTGACCtattgtgagtatccccacacctgTGCAGCACCTCATCAGATCCAACTctggggaggggggagagagagaagaaagtcCTGCTCTTATCCAGGATTTTGATTCCAGAGTTGTTGCTGGGCTTAGAATAGTGTCCAACTACATCTAGTTGGTATTGCTGCACCTCCTGCACTCCTCCACCGCAGAGGTGTCCAGCACACCAGCGCCACTGCCTTAATCTGCGCCTTAACTTGCACCTCTGTTCATCTCTATTGCTGCCTTTGCACCTGGTGGGCCCACTATGTGCTGATTTGATGTAGACTTAGATACCGGGCCTGGATACACTGCAAGCTTTCCTCCCAGTCTGGGTTCCAGGAGGATGCCCAAAAAATACCTAGTCCAGGTGAGGTTACTTTAACTTGAAGACTTTGATTCCCTGAGGTGATTGAACCGCTCttagggtacatcccaagtctctaaATTGCATCCCCGTTTCCCTCACTTGTGTcttttccttgcgtcttagtccctccCACCAGGGATGCTTGTAACGTCTACCTCTGCACTTGAACCCTGGCTACCTTGGTTGTTTTATACATTAAACTGGTGTTTAGTACTATGAAAGGAGACTAGTAGCTCAGAGCAGGCAGAAACACAACGGGGCAGTAGAGTAGGGAGTTGCTGCAACCCAATGATGAATGATGAGCATGACTGTAATGCTGAATcttggggtggaggagggtcgcaTCTGATCATGCTGCAATGACAACTGTGTCACAAACTGGGCCACGGGCAGACAGGGTCGttacaactgacagcagcagcgaGGAGaacctttttaaagtttgacagcaacaatATGATTAGCTTAAGGAAACCGTGGCAGAATAGTagtcacagggagagagagattatgCACAAAAGGGATTGTAAAGGGAATCTTCCGGACTCAACTTCCGCTAAGCTTCCTTtcatcaggagagacttcattagaataaac
This portion of the Anoplopoma fimbria isolate UVic2021 breed Golden Eagle Sablefish chromosome 17, Afim_UVic_2022, whole genome shotgun sequence genome encodes:
- the mkrn2 gene encoding E3 ubiquitin-protein ligase makorin-2, which codes for MSTKQVTCRYFLHGVCREGSRCLFSHDPTNSKPSTICKFYQRGVCAYGERCRYDHIKSSSRGGGAPEDHAGVGGAGGGASVRGGVKKTLVLRERVLGVDSMFGGPPDSLGSEVTAAAAAAPHSYVHAIRTGLDASAQEQAPPPVGGAYQDLPQLCPYAAAGHCFYEDNCTYLHGNLCEVCGLQVLHPHDPEQRRAHEKMCMLAFEADMEKAFAAQLSQDKVCSICMELVVQKLNPSDRRFGILSSCCHTFCLACIRQWRCTRNFSNKIVKSCPECRVVSEFVIPSVYWVEDQDEKDHLIDLFKSGVSKKSCKYFDQGRGSCPFGGKCLYLHAFPDGTRPEPDRPRKQLSSEGNVRFMNSVRLWDFIEERETRPATSSLDDDITEMRELFMQMSGPSHDGPDTPPTADQ